A section of the Phacochoerus africanus isolate WHEZ1 chromosome 4, ROS_Pafr_v1, whole genome shotgun sequence genome encodes:
- the LOC125123973 gene encoding olfactory receptor 5B2-like produces the protein MENRTKVTRFMLLGLTTAPELQMLLFIVFTFIYLINVVGNLGMITLILLDARLHTPMYFFLSNLSLVDLGYSTAIVPTIMAGFLIGDKVNISYNACVAQMFFFVAFATMENFLLASMAYDRYAAVCKPLHYTTTMTTSVCAWLAIGSYVYSFLNASFLIGDTFSLSFCKSNIVHHFFCDVPAVLALSCSDKHINEVVLVFISSFNVFLALVVILISYLFIFVTILKMHSAQGHQKALSTCASHLTAVSIFYGTGIFMYSQPSSSHSMDTDKIASVFYSMVIPMLNPVVYSLRNKEVKSAFKKVIEKANSSVEF, from the coding sequence ATGGAGAACAGGACAAAAGTGACACGGTTCATGCTCCTTGGACTCACCACTGCCCCAGAACTGCAGATGCTCCTCTTCATCGTGTTTACTTTCATTTACCTCATCAATGTGGTTGGAAACCTGGGAATGATCACGCTGATTCTCTTGGACGCCCGTCTGCACACTCCTATGTACTTTTTCCTTAGCAACCTGTCTCTGGTGGATTTGGGTTACTCTACAGCCATCGTTCCTACGATAATGGCTGGATTCCTTATTGGAGACAAGGTCAACATCTCCTACAATGCATGTGTTGCTCAGATGTTCTTTTTTGTAGCTTTTGCCACTATGGAAAATTTCCTTTTGGCCTCAATGGCTTATGATCGCTATGCAGCAGTGTGTAAACCTCTACACTACACCACCACCATGACGACAAGTGTGTGTGCATGGCTGGCCATAGGCTCCTATGTCTATAGTTTCCTGAATGCCTCCTTCCTTATTGGGGACACATTCAGTCTTTCTTTCTGTAAGTCCAACATAGTCCATCACTTTTTCTGTGATGTTCCGGCTGTCCTGGCTCTCTCTTGCTCTGATAAACACATTAATGAGGTGGTTCTTGTTTTCATCTCGAGCTTTAATGTCTTTCTTGCTCTTGTGGTTATATTGATTTCCTACCTGTTCATATTTGTAACCATCTTGAAGATGCACTCAGCTCAGGGGCACCAAAAGGCTTTGTCCACCTGTGCTTCCCACCTCACTGCTGTCTCCATCTTCTATGGAACAGGCATCTTCATGTACTCACAGCCCAGCTCCAGCCATTCCATGGACACGGACAAAATAGCCTCTGTGTTCTATTCTATGGTCATTCCGATGCTGAACCCTGTggtctacagcctgaggaacaaagAGGTCAAGAGTGCATTTAAGAAGGTCATTGAGAAGGCCAATTCCTCCGTAGAATTTTAA
- the LOC125123972 gene encoding olfactory receptor 5B12-like, which produces MENTTEVTEFLLRGLSSDPELQIPLFIIFSLIYLITAVGNLGMIQLILLDARLHTPMYVLLSHLSLVDVGYSSAVTPKAMMGFLTGDAVISHNACATQFFFFVAFITVESFLLASMAYDRYAAVCTPLHYTTAVTTNVRACLVVGSYVGGFLNASIHTGNIFRLSFCRSNVVDHFFCDAPPLLALSCSDTYVSEMVIFFVVGFNALLSVLVILVSYLFICITILKMHSSEGRQKAFSTCTSHLTAVSIFYGTVIFMYLQPSSSHSLNTDKVASVFYTVVIPMLNPMVYSLRNKEVKSAFKKVVGRAKSSITLVF; this is translated from the coding sequence ATGGAAAACACTACAGAGGTGACTGAGTTCCTTCTTAGGGGGTTATCCAGTGACCCAGAGCTGCAGATCCCTCTCTTCATCATCTTCTCTCTCATCTACCTCATCACGGCCGTTGGGAACCTGGGCATGATCCAGCTGATTCTGTTGGATGCTCGTCTCCACACTCCCATGTACGTTTTGCTCAGTCACCTTTCTCTGGTGGACGTGGGTTACTCCTCAGCTGTCACTCCCAAGGCGATGATGGGATTCCTCACGGGAGACGCAGTCATCTCCCACAATGCTTGTGCCACCCAGTTCTTCTTCTTTGTAGCCTTTATCACCGTGGAAAGCTTTCTCTTGGCCTCGATGGCTTACGACCGCTACGCAGCGGTATGCACCCCCCTGCACTACACCACCGCTGTGACGACAAACGTGCGTGCGTGTCTGGTCGTGGGCTCCTACGTCGGTGGTTTCCTGAACGCCTCCATCCACACTGGGAACATTTTCAGGCTCTCCTTCTGCAGGTCCAACGTGGTtgaccacttcttctgtgacGCGCCTCCTCTCCTGGCTCTCTCGTGCTCAGACACCTACGTCAGTGAGATGGTCATCTTCTTTGTGGTGGGCTTCAATGCCCTACTTTCTGTCCTGGTCATCTTGGTCTCCTATCTATTTATATGTATCACCATTCTGAAGATGCACTCGTCTGAGGGACGCCAAAAGGCCTTTTCCACCTGCACCTCCCACCTCACTGCCGTCTCCATCTTCTACGGAACAGTCATCTTCATGTACTTACAGCCCAGCTCCAGCCATTCCTTGAACACGGACAAAGTGGCCTCTGTCTTCTATACGGTGGTcatccccatgctgaaccccatggtctacagcctgaggaacaaagAGGTTAAGAGCGCCTTTAAGAAGGTTGTGGGGAGGGCAAAGTCTTCTATAACAttagtattttaa